One genomic window of Enoplosus armatus isolate fEnoArm2 chromosome 19, fEnoArm2.hap1, whole genome shotgun sequence includes the following:
- the zc3h14 gene encoding zinc finger CCCH domain-containing protein 14 — protein sequence MEIGTEISKKIRAAIKGKLQELGAYIDEELPDYIMVMVANKKTSQQMADDLSLFLGNNTIKFTAWLQGVLEKLRSVAVEPASLRHQLQSDGGTVAGKSRSSVSEDSRAEESKVLMVSSSRSDRTEARVSSSAHESRRGTLEKSSSRLTSTVKPLMEPLPLEAVIDIKPEMDDDLIAEDLVEIGTNHGRTRRTASRPTAEIYRPGQSKFTSVSSADTCRPTEGSSHTRQQDSRSSRTSRAGSSKQEELSRKRKAPVASSVVRVNRVADEDSDDVEEEDTGYGGRGLSSRVSLPSKPERKPTLPPAKQANRNLILKAISEAQDSITKTTTYPTIPQRQTVPVAPRTRLASSEEMTAAIQLVQEHLHSLAPRVQTYTSTELPPTRTPARSLASRLQLDLPESNDGGEQSDYGVEVAAGSEAKAFDTRSFIVSRPQLQEPPARSQQRSLVKDAVQPALPRTVQASKEIGDSASPKFIVTLDGVPSPLGSLVDCEMELDDVRPPTKVTEATVQGYREPKLSVLHRLQGGVPSSEDDVMDVEMAEDDAVPLKKQKVMERCKFWPVCKSGDECVYHHPTTQCKTFPSCKFGDKCLFVHPNCKYDARCSKPDCPFTHVSRRGTVAPPSRPAVQPVQTTSVCRFFPDCKKMDCPFYHPKPCRFAAKCKRAGCTFYHPTTSVPPRHALKWTKTQSS from the exons ATGGAGATCGGGACAGAGATCAGCAAGAAAATAAGA GCGGCTATCAAGGGCAAGCTTCAAGAGCTCGGTGCATATATTG ATGAAGAGCTTCCTGACTATATCATGGTGATGGTAGCAAACAAGAAAACCTCCCAGCAGATGGCTGACGACCTCTCCCTTTTTCTTGGAAACAACACCATTAAATTCACAGCCTG GCTACAGGGTGTCCTTGAGAAGTTAAGATCTGTTGCAGTCG AGCCTGCATCCCTCAGACATCAGCTCCAGTCTGACGGTGGTACTGTGGCTGGGAAGAGCCGATCGTCTGTAAGTgaagacagcagagcagaggagtcGAAGGTGCTTATGGTGTCCAGCTCACGATCTGATAGGACTGAAGCGCGTGTGTCCAGTTCCGCTCATGAAAGCAG GAGAGGCACCTTGGAGAAGAGTTCCTCTCGACTTACCTCCACTGTAAAGCCACTCATGGAGCCGCTCCCCTTGGAGGCTGTTATTGACATCAAACCAGAGATGGATGATGACCTCATCGCTGAGGACCTTGTAGAAATAGGAACCAACCACGGTCGAACACGCCGCACAGCTAGTAGACCCACAGCAGAAATCTACAGACCGGGTCAGAGCAAGTTTACATCAGTAAGCTCTGCGGACACATGTCGACCCACAGAAGGATCCTCTCACACCaggcagcaggacagcaggagcagcagaacCTCCAGGGCCGGATCCAGTAAG CAGGAGGAGTTGTCACGGAAGCGTAAGGCGCCAGTAGCGAGTtcagtggtgagagtgaaccgaGTGGCGGACGAGGACAGCGATGatgtggaagaggaggataCAGGCTATGGAGGCAGAGGGCTGTCCAGTAGAGTGTCCCTACCCTCCAAACCAGAACGCAA ACCTACTCTCCCTCCAGCCAAGCAAGCCAACAGGAATCTGATACTGAAGGCCATCTCTGAGGCCCAGGACTCAATCACCAAAACTACAACCTACCCCACAA TACCACAGAGGCAGACTGTTCCTGTGGCGCCTCGCACTCGCTTGGCCAGCAGTGAAGAGATGACTGCAGCCATCCAGCTGGTCCAGGAGCACCTCCACAGCCTGGCCCCCAGGGTTCAGACATACACCTCCACAGAGCTACCTCCTACCAGAACACCTG CAAGATCTTTAGCTTCACGTCTCCAGTTGGACTTACCAGAGAGCAATGATGGAGGCGAGCAGAGTGACTATG GTGTTGAGGTCGCTGCAGGCAGTGAGGCCAAGGCATTTGATACTCGCTCCTTCATAGTGAGTCGACCTCAACTGCAAGAACCTCCAGCCAGAAGCCAGCAGCGCTCTCTGGTCAAAGATGCAGTCCAGCCTGCTCTGCCACGCACTGTCCAggccag TAAGGAGATCGGCGACTCTGCCAGCCCCAAGTTCATCGTGACATTGGACGGGGTACCGAGTCCACTGGGGAGTCTTGTGGACTGTGAGATGGAGCTGGATGATGTGAGACCACCCACAAAGGTCACGGAGGCGACAGTCCAGGGCTACAGGGAGCCCAAACTCAGCGTCCTTCACAGACTACAGGGAGGAGTCCCGTCATCAGAAG ATGATGTGATGGATGTTGAGATGGCGGAGGATGACGCCGTCCCTTTAAAGAAACAGAAGGTGATGGAGCGCTGCAAGTTCTGGCCGGTCTGTAAAAGTGGAGACGAGTGTGTGTACCATCACCCTACAACACAGTGCAA gaCTTTTCCCAGCTGCAAGTTCGGAGATAAATGCCTTTTTGTCCACCCTAATTGTAAATACGACGCCAGATGTTCCAAGCCAGACTGTCCCTTCACTCATGTCAGCCGCAGAGGCACAGTTGCTCCTCCGTCCAGGCCAG CAGTTCAGCCAGTGCAAACCACCAGTGTGTGTCGCTTCTTCCCAGACTGCAAGAAGATGGACTGTCCGTTTTATCATCCCAAG CCTTGTCGCTTTGCTGCCAAGTGTAAACGAGCCGGATGTACCTTCTACCACCCAACTACATCTGTGCCCCCGAGACACGCCCTGAagtggacaaaaacacagagcag CTAA